The Elusimicrobiota bacterium sequence AAACAAACCATGAAAATAAATTACTTGTATTTTGCTTTTATTGCTTTGTTAATAACCATTTGTTCACTAATTCATTTTTGGGGAATTAATTGGGGCACACCAAGCTGGGAACGTAGTTTTCAAGTATTTAAAAGCGATAGCCAGATAACGGAATTAGCCCCTAAAATGATTGAGTTAAGAAGTAAATTATACTCAAAGGCAATTTCATTTTCAAACCGTAAGACAAAATTCACTAAAGAAGATTTTGATAACTATTTTACACCTCATAACCTAAAACCATTTGATACTCTTTCTAACGATATAAAATTGGATTTTATGAGAGGGTATTTATTAGGATTAGTTTTGAGTGATGAGCAACAAGTCTTAAATGCTATGGCAAACATACACCCAGAAAAGCTTGATTTCGATCCAGACACAAACTATACACATGGCGCTTTTTACTATTATTCTCTTGGTGCATTTTTGATGATAGGAAAATACTTACAATTTTTACATATAACAAATGACCCGAATTTATATTTCTTGCACCCAAATTATATCGAAAATGTTTATTTGTTGGCCCGCAGTTTTAGTGTTATATTTTCTATATTTTGTGCGATTCTATTGTTTTTCATAGGAAACAATATATTCAATAAAAAAATAGGCGTATTAAGTTCACTTTTCTTTTCGTTATCACCACTTATTTTGACGTACAGTCATCAAGTGAAGCCACATACTTTTGGTATGTTTTTGATGCTTCTGTCCTTCTATTTGTGTTCAAGGGCTATAATTACAAGCGAACGCACTAAGTATGTACTTGTGTCAGTAATACTAGGGCTATCATCAGCTATTCTTTTGAGCAATATCGTTTTTGTTTTAATGATTCCATTATGTGAGTTTTATACAAGAAAAAATTCAACTAAATATTTTAGGTGGGGAACAACTATTCTTCCAATCTTTCTAGTTTTTATCGTTTATGTAATTCTCACACCATATTCTGTTCTTAGCTTCCAAAGATTTTTTAATTCCGCAATTGCACACAATTATGTTGTTTACGGCTATGGAAAATTTGGGATTAGGGGTGCAATTTTGTTTTTGTATGGGGTATTCAATTTTGGGCATTTTTGGGTATTAATCCCAGCAATTGTCCTAGGCGCAATTTATCTCTATAAACAAAAAAAACCGGAAAACAGTTTTCTTTTAACAATCTCTTTGGTCTTTACTGTTTTTGCAGGGTTTTTTATGAAACACCCGGGTGTATTTACATTAACAATGCCTTTTCTATGTATCTTTGCTGCTGCCGGTATATTTGCCCTGACAAATTCAACACTGTTTAACAAAATAATCGGGTATTCCTACGGTTTATTAATCGTCTGCTCGCTTATTTTAAGCACCTGTTTTTATGAACAGCTATTTGTCCAAAAAGGCAACCTTACTTTTGCCGGCCAATGGATAAATGAGAACATCCCAAAAAAATCTTCAATAGGTATTCCAACCGGATGGGCACTCCCCGGCCATTTTCCGGCTATTGAATTTTTAAGTTATAAATTAATAAATATTCCTCTTGACGAGAGCGTTATTAATCAAAATTCAAAAAAGTTTCCTGAATACCTCGTTGTTACTCATCCTTTTATGCAAATTTCAACATTCGAAAAAATAATATTAAATTATAAACCAATCAAAATGTTTGAAGCACCAAAAAAACTGTTAGGGATACCATTTTCAAATGATTTTATACCTACAGAGAATATGGATGTCTTGATTCTGAAAAAAAATGACAAAACCAGTTAATATCTTGTATGTTATTACCGACTTAAACATCGGCGGCACGGAAAAAATGCTCTTTGAAACTGTTACAAGGCTCAATAGAAACATCTACAGGCCGATAGTCTTTAGTTTAAAGAAGTGGGGGAACTGCGCAGAAAAGCTAAAAAATGCCGGTATTGAAGTCAGGGCACTGAATATTTACCGTTTAGGCAAGCTTTTTCTGCCATTTTTTATTATCTTTGCAATCACTTCGATCACGAAAACCGTTAAAAAAAGAGATGTGTCAATAATATGCACCTATCTTTTTCAGGCAAATATTATAGCCCGTATAGCTTTTTTACTTACTAAAAAACCCGTCATAATATCGTCAATACGAGTAATGGAAGAGCAAAAGAAATGGCAATTGTTCTTTGACAGATTAACATCTAAACTTTGCGCCCTGGTTATTGTAAATTCTATAGCTTTAAAAAGATTCCTCGTAAAAAACCGCGTTTATCCTGATAACATGATTAATGTAGTTTATAACGGTATAGATAGTTCAAAACTTCAAACTGCTGATAAGAGCCTGTTCTGCAAAGAGCTGAATTTGAATCCTGAGAGTGTTCTAATCGGCGCGATAGGAAGGTTACACGAACAAAAAGGATTTAAGTACTTAATTGATGCAATTAACAAAATCAATCTTCAAACTATAAACAACAATATGCAGTTTGTAATAATAGGTGACGGCCCCGAAAGAAATAAATTGGAATCAATAATTGACAAATATAATCTGAAAGATAAAGTTAAAATCACAGGTTGGCGGACTGATGCTTCTGAAATAATTTCTATTTTGGATATTTTTGTAATTCCT is a genomic window containing:
- a CDS encoding glycosyltransferase, translating into MTKPVNILYVITDLNIGGTEKMLFETVTRLNRNIYRPIVFSLKKWGNCAEKLKNAGIEVRALNIYRLGKLFLPFFIIFAITSITKTVKKRDVSIICTYLFQANIIARIAFLLTKKPVIISSIRVMEEQKKWQLFFDRLTSKLCALVIVNSIALKRFLVKNRVYPDNMINVVYNGIDSSKLQTADKSLFCKELNLNPESVLIGAIGRLHEQKGFKYLIDAINKINLQTINNNMQFVIIGDGPERNKLESIIDKYNLKDKVKITGWRTDASEIISILDIFVIPSLWEGTPNVILEAMAYGKPVISTNVGGVPELIENMKEGILIAPADSNELVEKIIWMTQNKNKAAEFGINAKEKIKKSFSIEKMIAETELIYQNLLKAGNNEPEKT
- a CDS encoding glycosyltransferase family 39 protein; this encodes MKINYLYFAFIALLITICSLIHFWGINWGTPSWERSFQVFKSDSQITELAPKMIELRSKLYSKAISFSNRKTKFTKEDFDNYFTPHNLKPFDTLSNDIKLDFMRGYLLGLVLSDEQQVLNAMANIHPEKLDFDPDTNYTHGAFYYYSLGAFLMIGKYLQFLHITNDPNLYFLHPNYIENVYLLARSFSVIFSIFCAILLFFIGNNIFNKKIGVLSSLFFSLSPLILTYSHQVKPHTFGMFLMLLSFYLCSRAIITSERTKYVLVSVILGLSSAILLSNIVFVLMIPLCEFYTRKNSTKYFRWGTTILPIFLVFIVYVILTPYSVLSFQRFFNSAIAHNYVVYGYGKFGIRGAILFLYGVFNFGHFWVLIPAIVLGAIYLYKQKKPENSFLLTISLVFTVFAGFFMKHPGVFTLTMPFLCIFAAAGIFALTNSTLFNKIIGYSYGLLIVCSLILSTCFYEQLFVQKGNLTFAGQWINENIPKKSSIGIPTGWALPGHFPAIEFLSYKLINIPLDESVINQNSKKFPEYLVVTHPFMQISTFEKIILNYKPIKMFEAPKKLLGIPFSNDFIPTENMDVLILKKNDKTS